The nucleotide window CTTCCCCCTTTTGTCTTGGAGAGGCGCGCGAGAAGATAAAGTACAAGGTGTTCCTCGTCCTCCCGTAGATTTATCTGCCTCTTGTTTATCGCTTTGTTTACTGCCTCCCCGATGTTGTCTGCTGTTGGTGTccatcaaaaaaaaaacaccctgcAAACCtagtcaaactttttttctttctttttttcttctctcccccAACTCTTTCTCTTCAACTTTTACAtgcaaagaaacaaaaacatcagCGAGACAAAACAGGCTTTTTACGACTGCGGAGGGAAAAACGTCTACACGGCATcttagaaaaaaaacacacagaaagtgcCGGTCTCCGATTGCCCAGACCACTCGTTTTGGGTCAAAGGGGCTTCCGTAAATCAGCACTCATCCTCTGTCCATttcaccccctgccccccactctccccctcccctcatcCTCTTGGCTGGCAGTGGCCCCCCTCCACATGGCGCTATTTATCACGCCTTCGTCCGGCTCGGCTGGGCCCGCGCCGTAAAACAAGACCCTGAGGTAATATAGAAGCAATGGAGTGCCATAGATCTGTAGTTGTCTATGACAAAGTCAACGCAAAGTGAAACCGCAGTGGTCCCACTCCGCTAACAACCCTGTGGGCTGGATGCCAAGTCCGACGCTCCGCAGTTCTCCGCCATTGCAGGGGgttggaagaggaagaggaagaggaggagagagtgtctCTCCACAGCAGTGCAGCActtgtgatagtgtgtgtgtgtgggtcctcAGTGTTAGCTGCTGCACAGGACTGCTTGCCCATGTATATTTCAGATGCTTTGATAAAGTAGAACTAACAGCGGAAAAAACAAAATGATGAAGATTTTGAATTAAGGCTTAAACACTTTGATGATATTATTTATGCTTTGATACAGTATTTGAATGTCTCTGTATATACAGCCAAAGGAACAAAACTACAGAAAAAATGTGGGTTGGATAGCCACACACCATGTGTATAACTTTCAAAACAGGCATCTGTGAAAGCATTTCATTGTCAATGTCATTTAACATACTTGAAGCAGTATTCTATTGCCTCTGCAGTTTGTATGATGCTGTAGGCTTACTGACAGCAAAAATGCACAAAGTTACTAATAAAATGTAGATTCACATGCACCATGTATATGACTTTGAAACAAGACATCTGTTAAAACGCTTCAATGACGCTGTAACAATATTAATGACAGTGTTGGCAGACAGGCACACAACCACTGGCGTGTCCACTGTTGCCCGTGGTGACCACAGGGGGGCAATACTGACCAAAGCAATTACCCTCAGCTGAGCCGTCGGGAGGGCCCTGGGGGGAGGAAGGGGGTCAGGCAGCTGTGAAACAGCCTCACCTCGCTTGTCAGCTTTTACTGGAGCACGATAACCCACTCTGAcatctcctcctgtctctcctcccccctcccctcccctctcctctcctctcctctcctctctccccacaccCTCAACACCTCTTGCTCTCGTTCTGTTTTGCTCTATCTAtcttccactctctccttctctctctttttttttgctacTTCGCCCTCtatacccttctctctctttctttatctccctctcttcctcacttcaccaccttctctctctcttctttcaccCTCCACACATCCCTTGCTCCTTCACTGGCACCCTTTCCTTCTttacctctccttctctttcctacCCTCCCTGccactgtcactctctctccctctctgattcacttcttctccctcttccgTTCCttctcaacttctttatttcctcctctctttccttctctcctatTCTCCCACTCTACACCTCCCTCATTTCTCCTcacccactctttcactctctccctgccctcctacctccctctgtctctcctggtTGAAATATGGGCCCACCTGCCACTTGGCCACGCTGACAGCACATGACAGTCTGGGAGGAAATACCACAGGGCCGGGATTTATGGGGTGGCCAGCCGCCGACAGCCCAGGTGAGATAGGAGGAgtagcaggaggaggaggcggaggaggaggtggaggtggaggaggaggaggaaaaggaggaggagaggagagaagcggGGAGGCCACCACAACAAGCAAAGGGAGGAGATGATTAGGAATGGGGAGACTTGGGGAGCGGAGGAAAGAACAGAGAGATATAATGGAGAAGGGgatggagggacagagggaagtgaaggagaggggatggagggaggggaacAGCTGGCGTGTCGGGGCTCAGTTAGAGGCCGTGTCAAAGGCAAGCGAGTGAGAGGGGGGACGCTACCCGCCAGGATAGCGCGCCCAGAGGGCTCTGGACAGAAACGAGGCCTAATCAATCTACCAGTCAACCTTTAGTTTGGGGCTAAATAGACGCCATGAAACTGTTCAGAGgcaaatacacatgcaaacCTGCACAAGTACGGACACAACTATTAGTCactcggaactccccctattaccgtcggtcccgtatgtCTGCCGTCtatatgtgtcacttaatatccatttctatacaaaccaagacagcggattcctaaagaaacgcaagcacccacaccataggtgtatctaaattagctatgtacctaaaatgacattttaccgtgactcgaagagctgtaaacagtgttgtaaggctgcgtgtacacatccgATTGGAGCTCCaatggaattttaatttcatgacgagaattctcggtctaaccgttcatgttcCGTTGAgacggcgtaaataggcgacccatcaggcctccgagcatggtaaacaaaatcggatatttcaggcagtaaatgcccccgttaagaaccaaaccagattttgttcaaatatacatttttaatgaTAACTTCAAAATTGAACTTTGcacttatttttttgttgttgtttttcttagtATCTGAACTTGTGAAACTGAAATTATGTGAGTTAAACAGCAACTAAGAGGGTTTagattgacaaaaaaaaatatgggATCTGAGTAAGAGCCTGAAGAACAACAAAGAGTTTTAGGCAGATCTGCATAAGTAATCAGTGGTGTCTCACTGGTGGTCAAAGTCTGAGGCTCTCCCTTTGATTCGAATCCCATATCCTTTCATATTCAGATATGCACATGCATTTCAGGAGCACAGAaggtggtggggggagggggtgtaatTATATTGTCTCTTGTGGAACTGAATAACTAACTGCATCTTTCAGGGGGTGAGTTAGTATCCAGTCAGGGTGCTTGGAGTTGGCTGGTTTAATTGGATGGTTTATTAACTGGTCTTACCTTTTGACCACATCGGCTCCATTCCAGCAGGCCAGGCCGTCTCCTGAGCTGAGCTCGTTCATGCAGAGCTGGTCCGCCAGACCACCGTAGAACGTGCGATGCGAGCGCAAGGCATTTATAAACTCCCTgtggagacacagacagacacacagacaggcagacagacagacagacagacagacagacagacagacagacagacagacagaggatcAACATCTGTCCAGATTCCAGTGTCTCTTAACAAAACTGTAGTAATGAAAGTTATCCACTCGATAGCAATAAAGTCCCACAGAACTGTAGTTTCTTCAGCTGTCCACTAGGTGGCAGACCTGACTATCAACATGGAGGTTATGCAACCAAAATCACTCTTTCCCTTAATTGACAAACTTTCTATATGTAATGGACACATAGAAAGACAAACAAATGGATGGTCAGTttatatttaaaacaaaatatcCACCCAAGGGTGGATTATGAGGGAGAAATAATTGTCAGAAAGATATACGGGTGAATGAGTGGAAGGCAAACAGACAGGCAAAGGGGAAACTAAGAAATAAGACTAAGGGACAAACTGATAGACAGATCAATCAAACAGCCAAATAACACCAATGTCTACACAGACACTCACTTCCTCCTATTGGCCAGGGAGATGTCGATGTCTCGAGGCGAGGCTCGGAGGGGGATGGAGTCTCGGCCGTTCCCACCCACCTGCACGCTGCTCACCTGGGCTTCATCCCTGTTGGGGTGCCCACAGATCCTGTGCACCTATGGAGGTGGGAGAGCAAACCACCTGTTATGGTCACTTCAAATACAAAGCACACATCTAGCTAGGAGAGGTCATCTCATGAGCAGGGCAACCAggaacataagtataagtatatatactcttttgatcccgtgagggaaatttggtctctgcattcccaatccgtgaattagtgaaatacactcagcacacagtgaacacacagtgaggtgaagcacacactaatcccggcgcagagagctgcctgcaacaatagcggcgctcggggagcagtgtggggttaggtgccttgctcaagggcacttcagccgtgcctactggtcggggttcgaaccggcaaccctccggttacacgTCCGAAGCGCTGACcagttttatatttttttatgagTTTTACATCATGTGTTAAACAAGGTTGTGTGGAAGGACACCCTAGAAGAGTGTGCCACCTTACTGGCATTGTCAGTCACTGTCCATTATAGTAAAGCTATTATAGGGGAAATGCTTATTTATGCGGATCTGACAGCCCAAACCTCACTGATATAATGTTCAGTGCAAAAGGTTTGATTGTTCAATGACCTATTAGAAGAAGAGAGATCAATATTTGGATGAAAAATGCAGAAATCAGCATTCTCTTAAAGACATTCCTCATTACACTGACCACCTGGTGAGCCCCCTCACAGACAGAAGCAGTGTAAGGCCACGCACATCCCAGGCCAAAATGGGATGGGTGCAGCGTCCAGTACAAGAGTGTCCGAAAGAATAAGAGATGGTGCGCACACCAGATAGCCCCCATTCAGTTTTTATGTTGGTTGTGACGTTTGGAGCTGTGCGGCTcttcctcagacacacacgtcTCTTTGTTCATTCATAATCACCTCAGCAATCACAGTCTCCTGCCACTTGTTAGGGATATTCTAGCACGCTGCATCATGTGCTAAGAGCATGCTAGGTCTTATGGAAAGAGATTAAAGAGAACATGTAATGATGACTATGTTGAACTACTTAATCCAACAATGGGATTTCAGAATACACAGATATATATAGTACACTGTGCAGTATAGATATACTGTAtggttaattaaaaaaaaacagctattgATTATATTGTAAATCtttataacaaaaaataattcaTATATCCCTCATTGATCAGGGCCAGCAGATACAAATGGCATGTGGATCCGTTGGCAAATCACAGTGTGTATCAAGTGTCGCATTGTGTGTGCAGTCAGGCCCATCACACCCCCAGTGGAATGGATTTCCAATTTGGGGTGCGAGGGCTTCTATGGACAAAGATTTCCGGTCTTGGCCACTGGATCACAAACTAATCCAATTCCAAGAGTGGGGCGAGTGTTTCAGCTGGCTGGAAGGCACAAAGCTGGAGCAACACAAAGGAGGATGGCTGTGCATACCAATAACGGCTCACAAAGCCAAGAACCGCTGCTCGTGTCACAGAGAAGTTCATGGATGTCCAGAGAAACTCATGTATCTCTTcccagcacgtgtgtgtgtgtgtgtgtgtgtgtgtgtgtgtgtgtgtgtgtgtgtgtgtgtgtctgtgtgtatgtgtgtgtgtaagcactaacttatatgtgtgtgtgtgtgtgtgtgtgtgtgtgtgtgtgtgtgtgtgtgtgtgtgtgccacacagCCATGGCGATTACAAATGACAGCCCTAAACATTCACGGCGACACATAAGTGATTGGTGTGGAGGAGCAGTGCGTGACTCTGCTGGCCAAACCAAATGGGAAATCGATGCGGCCGGCCACTCGTCTGTGCAACCCGCGTGGACCCACACGCCATCAGCTTATTTTAGCCAGGGGAAACAAATTACCCCAGCCAGCCTTTTAACTGCCCCTTCCCCTTGCCTTTTGCCCCCAAGGGCCTAACCTCTCATCTTGTTCAATTTGTGGCGCTTCAGGTGAACTGATGAGCGGTGATGCTATTACTAAAAAGATGCAGTGGCAGGTGATGCACACTAGATGGCAGCGTTGTTTACGATGTGACAGCGAGAGAGGAGGTTCGCAGGAGGGGGTTTTCAGCCTCTGTGCTGGCGAGGGGTTGTGGTGTAAAACATGCGAACGTGTAAGATGATTTAGTTGGCTAATGTGACCATGAGCAATTGGATGGTGGCTTGGCTCTTGGTCTCTGCTCAAACAAGCGGATCTCCAACAATCAGACAGACCAGTAATGGACGATGGACTGCAATGCTGCCCAATACCCTGAGCTATTACTAAGCGGCGAAATATATCCATCTAGTGAAATGTAGCATGTCGCCCGTATATTACATCAGCGGAGATAAATGTGACTATTTGCCATAtcatggtgtatgtgtgttcatttcATGGGAACACATTTAACCAGCTATTGTGTTCAGAAATGCTTttagagaaaagtgtgtgtgtgtgtgtgtgtgtgtgtgtgtgtgtgtgtgtgtgtgtgtgtgtgtgtgtgtgtgtgtgtgtgtgcgtgtgtgtctgtgagcactGAAAACATGCAGTGTCCCCACAATCTCTTATATTATTGACACAAGCCAacaaaaaatctctctctcacacacacacacacacacacacacacacacacacacacacacacacagccacagacacagacacagacacagacacagacacacacacacacagagaactaaAACCCCATGTGGTATGTGCATGCGCATACAGTAGctccccagcagcagcaccagtgtTATTTTAAGCTAATCAAATTTGCAGGATGATTGAAGGAGGTGGCGgcagcatgcgtgtgtgtgtgtgtgtgtgtgtgtgtgtgtgtgtgtatgggggtgcaTCATGTTCCAGTTGGCTCCAGGGATGAGGAGGTGTTGGGGGGCGAGGGCAGAAGGGAGCAAGAGGGGGCATAGTGagggtgtggagggggggggttgggaatgcttatgaacatgctttggcCGAGTCTGCCATGTGCGATTTCAAGGCAGTTTAGGAGCAGGGCCCAGCACCACATTCCTACGCACTCTGGCCCCGGCCGCCAAACCCACAGCGGATTCGAAGCAGTGAGTTTGTGGAAATGGCCAAGCGTATCGGGAATGCAATCTGGATGGCGCTCGGAATGGCGTGagcagagagtgggagagagagagagagggagagagggggacagaaagtgagcgagggagagagagagagagagagagagagagagagagatagagagagagagaggacagagagttCATGTTTGGGCTTCTTTTGGGGGGATACAGAGTCATTTGGCACTTGTTGCATTGCACTGTAAATCCTTGTGCCAGCCTGAAAAGTTTcaagtatgtcagtgtgtgcatgtctatgtgcaaaaatgttgtgtgtttgtgtgtatgtctctgtgtgttgctCATCTGGCATGTGTTATTTGCCCAGTGGCACCAAATATATTTGACATACTCCCAAGTCCATCCATGTGTACCATTATattgtataaatatataaatacatattcGATGCCCAGACTGGGCACAGCCTAGAGTTCAGCTGCTGGAGTTGAGGACTCGGTGCCAGTGAACAGCTATTTAGTCCCCCTCTGTCTCGCTCACCATTTTAACAGCCTCCACTGCGGTCTGGAAACTCCCGCTGGCCGTGTTTGGGTCAGCGGTGTCGCGAGTGAGCACACACCAGAATCACATTAAGAACAATTGGATCAGCTAAACACAGAGCTTTATGTCTCGTAAGGTTTTAAAGTGTTCAGTGCCAGAATGAGTGTATGGCTAGGTGGCAAACTCTGGCCAAAATCCAGCCGAGAGGAAAGCCACAACACCTTTCCCCACAAGACTAATATTTCCATGCCATTCTCTGCTCAGGTTTTACCAGTCTGGGCCATTTAAAGTCTCGTAAAACAGATCTTATTTTGGGCACTGTGCTGACTAGGTGATGGAGTATGTTCCTTAACAGCAACCAAACGGACGGTAAAAGCAGGCCGGATGGGTCGGGGACACCTTAAGAGCCCCATTACCTGATCCATTTCAGCCAGAGGAGACAGACGAAATGAACAGACTCGGGGCATTGGACAGGATGCAGATTCTTATTTACAAAAAATTAGCCAACTAGAACAGCTAATGAGCTCATTTATTTTGTTGTGTAGTAGAAATGAAAATCTATTTAATTGACATCCTGTcagtgtcaaaaaaaaaaaaatttaatagCATGCATTTGTGAAAACTGAGAGGCTGTCTCAACATTTGCAGGATCAAAGGCCAATTCTATAATTATCATAATTATCACCATTAATCAGAGTCATCTTATTAGCCATTATTGTTGTATTATGAATTGTTCAGCTGGGTGATGACATTTTAGAATAGTCCTGGAAGAGCTTTCAGGCACACAATTAAGCGATTTGTTTACTTCTccttgctaacacacacacacacacacacacacacacacgcacacacacgcacaaaaaacacacagaaacagactcaCCGATAGAGATAGATGGACAGAGACAGACCCACTCTGACAGCAACCTATCTACTCgcacccaggagacacacaaacaaacacacacacacacacacacacacacacaaacaaacacacacacacacacaacacacacacacacacacacacacacacacacacacacacacacacacgtcctctctccctcacctgcACAGAGAGGCGCGGCCCGTTCTTCTGCGCGTGCGCCACAGCCTCCTGCACGAGCCCGTGTGCTCCCAGCAGCACCTGCTCCAGGTCCTGCGCGCCGTGCATGCGGTCCGACAGCTCGCCCAGCGACTGCACGAACTCCAGCCAGTGGGCGTCCACCTCGGCCAGGCTGGCCAGGCAGCCGCGCAGCACGTTCAGGCAGTAGCCCATGCAGGGCCGGCTCTGCGTCAGCCCCTGGCAGTGCGGGCAGTAGCTCATCTTGAGCAGCCCCCGCTTGCACTCGCGGCTCAGCTGCAGGTGGTCAGTAGTGTTGATGACCTCCACGCCCAGGTGCAGCGCCTGGAGGAAGACGCGGGCTGGCACGGCGGCCCGGCTCACCTGAGCGGCCAGCTGGGCGGGGGCTCCGCCGAACGGGGCGCCGGACAGTCCGCGACGGGCCGAGCGCACGCACTCGGCGTAGGCCGGCGAGATGGGCGCCAGGCCCGGGTTGATGAGGCGGTCGTAGACGAGCGGGAAGAGCGCATCGAAGAAGCGCTGCACCAGCTCGTCCACGCTCAGCTCCGAGCCCAGCACGAAGAGCCCCGCGTCGGTGAAGAGCTCGCGGACGGCGCCGGCCGCCTCGGTGGCCATGCCGCGGTACGTGCTCTGGAGGACGGACGTGGTGAAGTTCTCCGCCTGCAGGATCACACTCTCAAACGTGTCTGtcagggagaaacagagaaaggaagagagaggttaACATAATCCGCAACAAGCTGCattcctagagagagagagagagagagagagagagagagagagagagagagagagagagagagagagatgataatGAGTATTCAGGAGTTGCATGGTTGCAGCATAAAATACATTAGAAACAGTGACAGCTTTTTATCTGGAATTCATTTATCAGGATATACTGTCTTTTACCTTTGACTGGCTGTATCTAATAATAAATCATCATATTAATGTTTCTGATATGGACCCACAATTGATCTCTATTTAATCAAATGAATATATTAAATACCAAATAGATCAGAGGGATCCTGAATCACATCAGGCCCTCACCGTTCCCTGAGGACACAACTGAGGGGGGAGCCAAAGGGTTCAACTGGGAACCAATCCCAACTCTGGCACCGCAACAGAGCTGCTTCAGCCTTTCATATGGGACGACTCCAATTTACATAGGTCAACAgagcgcaagtgtgtgtgtgtgtgtgtgtgtgtgttcagtgagtgtgagaggcaaagaatgagtgagtgagagagagagagagagagagagaccaacaaagaaggagaggggagagaacagagagggggTATAGAAGGAAAGATGGGAAAAGAAGGATGAATCACTGGAGAGACAGAGCCTAAAGAACTACAACGGAGGAaaagaacatgtgtgtgtgtgtgtgtgtgtgtgtgtgtgtgtgtgtgtgtgtgtgtgtgagtgagatgaCTGGTGCCCCCTCACTGTGAAGAGCTGCTTAAAGATGGCAGGGGTTGCAGTACCCTCCAGGAACAGCCTGAAGCACACTCACCCATCTCTCATGCaggcacgggcacacacacacacacacacacacacacacacacacacacacacacacacagaaggaagtACTCTCTCTGTCGCTTTCACAAGGAGACATACACCTCAGAGCGCTCCTAAAGGCATTAAAGCTtaagagcccacacacacacacacacacacacacacacacacacacacacactttaaaggCAGTGCAAGAGTAAGTATGCATACTCTAAAAGATCTACTGAGTCTAACATATTTTCATAGGAGATATTCAACTACAGAAACATTAAAAGATCCCCAACCCATCCTCTTGCACAGCAGATAGGGCCTACTTAGATAGGGCACAAGTCCTGACTTCAACCCGAAAGTTAGTGTGACAGACTGCAGTAGAAAAGTACATTTTTGTTTCCTTCTCACATTTGATGTGAAATGTTCCATTTCTTTGCTGGTGAACAATTTTGTCCTTgggcaaacagaaaaaaaaaaaacattttttttatttgttttaattataagattttctttgctgtttggTTTTTCATTTCAAAGCTCTTACTTtacgaccaccaccaccccctagGGCTAATTATAATTTCACAAAGGTTCAGCAAGTGAATGAGTCCACTTTGATGTCTGTCCATAAAGGTATGAAACGTCCTTTTCGCTACAAAAGGAGCCTTATCCTTAAAACAAAGTCTCTTTGTGCCATTGTCTGCAAATTGGCAGTCCGCGGCTCTTGACATGAGTGAAATGCCATATCAGATGTTGCTGAGGTGATCATAATGAGGATCATATTAGGGATCATTAGTCAAGTGGATGCTGCCAAAGTCAACACACACAGGGACCAAAACAATTTGGAGGCTTTGAAAGGTCAACACAGTCCTGGTAACCAAGAGAGTTGGCCTtttcctgcatgtgtgtgtgtgtgtgtgtgtgtgtgtgtgtgtgtgtgtgtgtgtgtgtgtgtgtgtgtgtgtgtgtgtgtgtgtgtgtaaagctacCCTGAGGCCCCCTCATCCAATATTAGCAGTAGTCTCACACACGTCATagtgttacacacacaaacccaccgaCCGCAGTATCCGAGTTCTACCTCCCCACATCATGTCACCCCAGCACACATTTACATCTGAgtgaaatcccctacctatagcactaGGAATTTAACATCTCGCCCAGCGACTGCACGAACTCCAGCCAGTGGGCGTCCATCTCTCCAGTGTATATTGGAAAAAATATGATATCGGGTCGGTTGAGAAGTGAAAAGAGTTGGCAGAGGACAAACCCGGAAACAGACAGAGATTGCAAAAAGCTACAGGTTCATTCATGAACTGAGTATGAATACAGTTGAAGTCTGTTTGTAGTTTTTCTATGGGATGACATGTTTGGCTGATGTCATAATTTATGTGTAGCTACAGTGCAATAGGGGCTGAGAGGGACTCCAAgatcagagagacacacaggtgGATGCATGCAGACGACTTGAATGAATCCAGATGTAGAATCTAggatcgaaaaaaaaaaaatgattctATCTGGGGAGGGCTGCTATCTGGGGAGGACTGGATGGCATAACGGATGGCATGTCGCCGTGGGCAGCCCGCGGGAAGCGCAATTTCCTGCCGGCCCTGCTTCTTTTGTCTGCGGTGGGATCACAGCGTGCCGAGTAAGCAATATCCACCGGGGCCTTTACGAGACTGCGGAGGTACCTGAGGATAAGCAGACGGCTTtcttccaaaaaaaaagaaagaaagaaacagccGCAGTCTCATGTTCCTGTAGCACAGCAGGACCTACTGCGTCTCCTGGTTACCGCAGCGAAAATTCATACACAGTGGAAATAGTGTGCCTCCACTGTCGTTCACTAAGCCCTATTTCATAAGTATCTGGTTAAGACCTGTAAAAAGGTTTACAAGCTGGGATATATTGAACATGCAGCCTTCCCGTAAATTTTTACACTGGTCGTTGAAGCTGACACTTTTGCCCACGGTGGCCTGTATTACAGTGAAAGGCCTGTACTAGTCCAACCAGACCCACTGCCCTCCACTCCaacatctctgtctgtctgggaTTGAGGCATTcaagggtggtggtggaggtaaGTCTCTTTAAAAGAGTGGCTCGGTCTTTAAGCAAGCAAAGCGAGCTCGGCTGCAAAATGGTCACCCTGAACCATCGAGACGGAGAAATATTTACCCCCCAGCTTCCTTGGCCGAGAGCTGACCCTCCACACATCTCCCCGCATCATGTGCCCGTCATGGGTTGtggcgcgagagagagagggggggggcaagtTGCTGAAAAACGAGTGCAGTGGgccaaggagagaggaggagagggggagaagagtgTGAGGAGGGAGGTGTGCCCGGGCATGAAGGCGCCAGGGACGTGGGGGGAGAAGGTGAGCTGGGGGCcttttgtttgtgcgtgtgtgtgtgcgcgcgagttTCTAATACTTCATGCCAACCAGCAGATGTTTTACTCTGGGTCTGCATATATGCTACTTAAATGGGCTTATGGAATACTAATTCATGGCTCTAATCTCTTGAGAAGTCGGTCAGGACCGACTAGTAAACCGACTATGAGTGAGCATATCAGCTGAAGATCAAAACAGTCAGTTATAAGCCCTACTTATAAAACACTGTGGCTATTTATTGGAGCTTGGAGCTTGCAGCTTGACCACTTTTACGTAAGAATGCAATTAAAGTTTTAAATTGTTTTGGAGTTAATTACACTGTGAGCTTATGAGGCATAATGAGACCGTATGTCTATTGTAATTATAGGAAAGGTAGCCTAGTAACTACAAGAACAAATCTTATTGATGAACAAGAAGATAACCTCCTTTTCTTTGTGATTTATGGGCAGTGTTGTGATTTATATTGCAAGACAAGTTTGACGCAAGACCGCGATCATTCTCTTAGCATCAATCAGTCAATTTTGTTGTTGGCAGTGGAGAGTCTCTGAAGCATTCTATTTAAGGGAGAAAAACAatgccaattcaattaaacaaaGTCCCAATCGGTcttcaaaaataaaacaaaacagcctCAAAAAGAGGGCATCTATC belongs to Alosa alosa isolate M-15738 ecotype Scorff River chromosome 23, AALO_Geno_1.1, whole genome shotgun sequence and includes:
- the gpc5a gene encoding glypican-5a; this encodes MMGAHALGLFCMMFATLTCLNLGSPPNCDEVRKVFQQRQIGPVKSLPDKPRTGNDLQVCSSRNLTCCTKKMEERYQVAARRDIQNLLQISSSPLKFLISRNVAVFQDTFESVILQAENFTTSVLQSTYRGMATEAAGAVRELFTDAGLFVLGSELSVDELVQRFFDALFPLVYDRLINPGLAPISPAYAECVRSARRGLSGAPFGGAPAQLAAQVSRAAVPARVFLQALHLGVEVINTTDHLQLSRECKRGLLKMSYCPHCQGLTQSRPCMGYCLNVLRGCLASLAEVDAHWLEFVQSLGELSDRMHGAQDLEQVLLGAHGLVQEAVAHAQKNGPRLSVQVHRICGHPNRDEAQVSSVQVGGNGRDSIPLRASPRDIDISLANRRKEFINALRSHRTFYGGLADQLCMNELSSGDGLACWNGADVVKSYTLRVVGNGIKAQTVNPEVKVKGSDPVINQIIDKLKHINQLLQGKSIPKFGTLDEIETGSGDREGHYSGDCDDEDGCWGSGNGDVKRTILRISKLTPEKTNSHRHHHTNTVDVENGASDGSRAGTQGVCLALIWTCALTLLSW